In a genomic window of Candidatus Dependentiae bacterium:
- a CDS encoding VOC family protein has protein sequence MEHGSIKLGMVILMQTDLAKAVDFYTKLGLPQKFYLEGKWAEFDLGCVKIGLCPTEQAQDNVRSGVVFEVFDDLIALHKKLTDEGLTFVNEPVVAPHGVMVGMKDPGGNVIDLYQATPDKLKEFAEKTKEQK, from the coding sequence ATGGAACATGGATCAATAAAATTAGGCATGGTCATTTTGATGCAGACTGATTTGGCAAAAGCTGTAGATTTTTATACAAAACTAGGATTGCCTCAAAAGTTTTACCTAGAGGGCAAGTGGGCAGAATTTGATCTCGGATGCGTTAAAATTGGTTTGTGCCCAACAGAGCAAGCGCAAGACAATGTTCGCTCAGGGGTTGTTTTTGAGGTGTTTGACGACTTAATTGCTTTGCATAAGAAGTTGACCGATGAAGGCTTAACCTTTGTCAATGAACCAGTAGTAGCTCCACATGGCGTTATGGTTGGGATGAAGGATCCAGGAGGAAACGTAATTGACCTGTATCAAGCGACTCCTGATAAACTCAAAGAATTTGCAGAAAAAACTAAAGAGCAAAAATAA